In Streptomyces violaceusniger Tu 4113, one DNA window encodes the following:
- a CDS encoding GntR family transcriptional regulator, protein MAFGDQPAYLRVADDLRKKIAGGELPPHARLPSQARIREEYGVSDTVALEARKVLMAEGLVEGRSGSGTYVRAQPVPRRVVRGGFHAAGEATPFRQEQADERVLGSWDAHSEQEEAGAETAGRLGIDVGARVMRTRYVFQSQGEAVMLSTSWEPLAVTGRTPVMLPEEGPLAGRGVVDRMAALDLVVDNVAEEVGARPGRAEEVLALGGVPGHWVLVTSRTYFAGGRPVETADVVVLAERYRVAYRLPVK, encoded by the coding sequence GTGGCCTTTGGTGACCAGCCCGCATACCTCCGCGTCGCCGACGATCTGCGGAAGAAGATCGCCGGGGGTGAGCTGCCACCGCATGCGCGTCTCCCCTCTCAGGCCAGGATCCGGGAGGAGTACGGGGTTTCGGACACCGTCGCGCTCGAGGCTCGCAAGGTGCTGATGGCCGAGGGGCTGGTCGAGGGGCGGTCGGGGTCGGGGACGTATGTGCGGGCCCAGCCGGTGCCGCGGCGGGTGGTGCGGGGTGGGTTTCATGCCGCTGGGGAGGCCACGCCGTTCCGGCAGGAGCAGGCCGATGAGCGGGTCCTCGGGAGCTGGGACGCCCACAGTGAGCAGGAGGAGGCCGGGGCGGAGACCGCCGGGCGGCTGGGGATCGACGTGGGGGCGCGGGTGATGCGCACCCGCTATGTGTTCCAGTCGCAGGGGGAGGCGGTCATGCTCTCCACCTCCTGGGAGCCGCTCGCCGTCACCGGCCGTACGCCCGTGATGCTGCCCGAGGAGGGGCCCCTGGCCGGGCGCGGGGTCGTCGACCGGATGGCCGCCCTCGATCTGGTGGTGGACAACGTGGCGGAGGAGGTCGGCGCGCGGCCCGGCCGGGCCGAGGAGGTGCTGGCGCTCGGCGGGGTGCCGGGGCACTGGGTGCTGGTCACCTCGCGTACGTACTTCGCGGGCGGCCGTCCGGTGGAGACCGCCGATGTGGTGGTGCTCGCCGAGCGTTATCGGGTCGCCTATCGGCTGCCGGTGAAGTGA
- a CDS encoding M1 family metallopeptidase: MDDEPLAWEPRRVAPRPVRRISRVLTSVVFMALCVAGCTGGAGAQGSAGGSRARAGTAGVGDALFPRLGNGGYDVRSYRLALDYTPGSRRLKGTARITARADRALSSFHLDLAGLRVRKATVNGRPAKAARSGTELVLTPASALPKGRAFTATVVYDGEPKTLTGEDSGKEGWIRTDDGAVALGEPTGSMTWFPGNHHPSDKAAYDIAVTVPEGYTAVSNGELTAQQTRDRRTTFRWHMGEPMASYLATVTIGRFDVRTTTTGTGLPVYVAVDPTEANRAKHIADQVDDVITWESRTFGPYPFSSTGAVVDHLPGLGYALETQTKPFFDAAPDKTLVVHELAHQWFGDSVTPRVWKDMWLNEGFATYAEWLWEEDHDGRTAQQIFDDFYDGTDNESEGIWDFPPADPPSVASVSDPPVYGRGAMVLHQLRRAVGDKTFFSILRTWLGDHRHGNADTKQFIELCERKSGKDLTRLFDVWLYGKGKPKNL; encoded by the coding sequence ATGGACGACGAACCGCTCGCCTGGGAGCCCCGACGCGTGGCGCCCAGGCCCGTTCGCCGCATCTCACGGGTGCTGACCAGCGTCGTGTTCATGGCGCTGTGCGTCGCCGGCTGCACCGGTGGGGCCGGGGCGCAGGGCTCGGCCGGAGGGTCCCGGGCCAGGGCGGGCACCGCAGGAGTCGGCGACGCACTCTTCCCCCGGCTCGGCAACGGCGGCTACGACGTGCGGAGCTACCGCCTGGCCCTCGACTACACACCCGGCTCCCGCCGCCTGAAGGGCACCGCCCGGATCACCGCCCGCGCGGATCGCGCCCTGAGCTCCTTCCACCTCGACCTCGCCGGGCTGCGCGTCCGGAAGGCCACGGTGAACGGCCGCCCCGCCAAGGCCGCCCGCAGCGGCACCGAGCTGGTCCTCACCCCCGCCTCGGCCCTCCCCAAGGGGCGCGCCTTCACGGCCACCGTCGTCTACGACGGCGAGCCGAAGACCCTCACCGGCGAGGACAGCGGGAAGGAGGGATGGATCCGCACCGACGACGGCGCCGTGGCCCTCGGCGAGCCGACCGGCTCCATGACCTGGTTCCCCGGCAACCATCACCCCTCCGACAAGGCGGCCTACGACATCGCCGTCACCGTCCCCGAGGGCTACACCGCCGTCTCCAACGGAGAGCTGACGGCCCAGCAGACCCGCGACCGCCGCACCACCTTCCGCTGGCACATGGGCGAGCCCATGGCGAGCTATCTGGCCACCGTCACCATCGGCCGCTTCGACGTCCGCACCACGACCACCGGCACGGGCCTGCCCGTCTACGTCGCCGTCGACCCCACCGAGGCCAACCGCGCGAAGCACATCGCCGACCAGGTCGACGACGTCATCACCTGGGAGAGCCGCACCTTCGGCCCGTACCCCTTCTCCTCCACCGGCGCGGTCGTCGACCATCTGCCCGGCCTCGGCTACGCCCTGGAGACCCAGACCAAGCCGTTTTTCGACGCGGCCCCGGACAAGACGCTCGTCGTGCATGAACTCGCCCACCAGTGGTTCGGCGACTCGGTCACGCCCCGGGTCTGGAAGGACATGTGGCTCAACGAGGGCTTCGCGACCTACGCCGAGTGGCTGTGGGAGGAGGACCACGACGGCCGCACCGCCCAGCAGATCTTCGACGACTTCTACGACGGCACCGACAACGAGAGCGAGGGCATCTGGGACTTCCCGCCCGCCGACCCCCCGAGCGTCGCCAGCGTCTCGGACCCGCCCGTCTACGGCCGCGGCGCGATGGTGCTGCACCAGCTCCGCCGGGCCGTCGGCGACAAGACCTTCTTCTCCATCCTCCGCACGTGGCTGGGGGACCACCGACACGGCAACGCGGACACGAAGCAGTTCATCGAGCTGTGCGAACGCAAGTCCGGCAAGGACCTGACCCGCCTCTTCGACGTCTGGCTGTACGGCAAGGGCAAGCCGAAGAATCTGTGA
- a CDS encoding APC family permease, with product MDRFVSGRRGAKGVPGTLSTEQGSHSHYRRSLGPVALTAVGLGSIIGSGWLFGAERAAALAGPAAILAWVIGAAVALTIALTYSELGSMFPKAGGMVRYGQYSHGSLAGYLAAWANWIAIVSVIPGEATASVQYMSSWDFGWAKALYDGKELTGSGVALASVLLLFYFFLNWFAITLFAKTNTAITVFKLVVPTLTAGALLLSHFDTGNVTGHGGFTPNGWSSVFTAVAVSGIVWAYNGFQSPLNMAGEARNPGKSLPKAVISSILISLVIYVALQIAFLTAVPAADLAHGGWSGLSFNSPLADLSLAWGLNWLAMLLYADAFISPSGTGMIYAATTSRMIQGVQENGHLPSIFGKVDPKTGIPRPALLLNLGIAFIFLAVFRGWGSLAEIVSVATVISYITGPVAVMSLRRLSPDLPRPVKLRAMPVIAPVAMVFGSLVLYWARWPLTGKVIFIMAIGLPIWAWYELRKPWAQLRPHLAAGAWMVTYLLVMAAVSWAGGKEFGGRGYLPGGWDILVVALIGLAFYVWGVRSAWRNPTLLEAERELGTAPAGEDGEGSEDDGRAKADARV from the coding sequence ATGGATCGGTTTGTGTCCGGTCGTCGGGGGGCGAAGGGAGTGCCAGGAACGTTGAGCACGGAGCAGGGTTCCCACTCGCATTATCGAAGGTCACTCGGACCGGTGGCCCTCACCGCCGTGGGTCTCGGGTCGATCATCGGTTCCGGCTGGCTCTTCGGCGCCGAGCGCGCCGCCGCGCTGGCCGGGCCCGCCGCCATCCTGGCCTGGGTGATCGGCGCCGCCGTCGCCCTGACCATCGCCCTGACCTACTCCGAGCTGGGTTCGATGTTCCCCAAGGCCGGCGGCATGGTCCGGTACGGCCAGTATTCCCACGGCTCGCTGGCCGGATATCTGGCCGCCTGGGCCAACTGGATCGCCATCGTCTCCGTGATCCCCGGTGAGGCCACCGCCTCCGTGCAGTACATGAGCTCCTGGGACTTCGGCTGGGCCAAGGCGCTGTACGACGGGAAGGAGCTGACCGGCAGCGGTGTCGCCCTCGCGTCCGTGCTGCTGCTCTTCTACTTCTTCCTCAACTGGTTCGCGATCACGCTCTTCGCGAAGACCAACACCGCGATCACCGTCTTCAAGCTGGTCGTGCCGACCCTGACCGCCGGGGCCCTGCTGCTGTCGCACTTCGACACCGGCAATGTCACCGGCCATGGCGGCTTCACCCCCAATGGGTGGAGTTCCGTGTTCACCGCGGTCGCCGTCTCCGGCATCGTCTGGGCCTACAACGGCTTCCAGTCGCCGCTCAACATGGCGGGTGAGGCCCGCAACCCCGGGAAGTCGCTGCCCAAGGCCGTCATCAGCTCGATCCTCATCTCGCTGGTGATCTACGTCGCGCTGCAGATCGCCTTCCTGACCGCCGTCCCCGCCGCGGATCTGGCGCACGGTGGCTGGTCCGGGCTCTCCTTCAACTCCCCGCTCGCCGATCTGTCCCTGGCCTGGGGCCTGAACTGGCTGGCGATGTTGCTGTACGCCGACGCCTTCATCTCCCCGTCCGGCACCGGCATGATCTACGCGGCCACCACCTCCCGCATGATCCAGGGCGTCCAGGAGAACGGCCATCTGCCGAGCATCTTCGGCAAGGTCGACCCCAAGACCGGCATTCCGCGTCCGGCGCTGCTGCTCAACCTGGGGATCGCCTTCATCTTCCTCGCGGTCTTCCGCGGCTGGGGCTCGCTGGCCGAGATCGTCTCCGTCGCGACCGTGATCTCGTACATCACCGGTCCGGTCGCCGTGATGTCGCTGCGCCGCCTCTCCCCGGACCTGCCGCGTCCGGTGAAGCTGCGCGCGATGCCGGTGATCGCGCCGGTCGCGATGGTCTTCGGCTCGCTGGTGCTGTACTGGGCCCGCTGGCCGCTCACCGGCAAGGTCATCTTCATCATGGCGATCGGGCTGCCGATCTGGGCGTGGTACGAGCTGCGCAAGCCGTGGGCGCAGCTTCGGCCGCATCTGGCCGCCGGTGCCTGGATGGTCACGTATCTGCTGGTCATGGCGGCGGTGTCGTGGGCCGGTGGCAAGGAGTTCGGTGGCCGCGGCTATCTGCCGGGCGGCTGGGACATCCTGGTCGTCGCCCTGATCGGGCTGGCCTTCTACGTCTGGGGCGTACGCAGCGCATGGCGCAATCCGACGCTGCTGGAGGCCGAGCGCGAGCTGGGCACCGCCCCGGCCGGTGAGGACGGCGAGGGCAGCGAGGACGACGGCCGGGCGAAGGCCGACGCGCGCGTCTGA
- a CDS encoding succinate dehydrogenase/fumarate reductase iron-sulfur subunit, with product MNAYEAHFRVWRGDQDGGGLKDFHVEVNDGEVVLDIVHRLQATQAPDLAVRWNCKAGKCGSCSAEVNGRPRLLCMTRMSVFDRAETITITPLRAFPVVRDLVTDVSFNYTKAREVPSFVPPEGVGPGEYRMWQEDVGRSQEFRKCIECFLCQDTCHVVRDFEENKEAFAGPRFLMRVAELDMHPLDAAADTGLDRKRTAQEEHGLGYCNITKCCTEVCPEQIKITDNALIPLKERAVDRKYDPLVWLGNKIRRRGQ from the coding sequence GTGAATGCGTACGAGGCCCACTTCCGGGTGTGGCGGGGCGACCAGGACGGCGGCGGTCTGAAGGACTTCCACGTCGAGGTCAACGACGGCGAGGTCGTGCTCGACATCGTCCACCGGCTGCAGGCGACCCAGGCCCCCGATCTGGCGGTCCGCTGGAACTGCAAGGCGGGCAAATGCGGTTCGTGCAGCGCCGAGGTCAACGGCCGCCCCCGGCTGCTGTGCATGACCCGGATGTCGGTGTTCGACCGGGCCGAGACGATCACCATCACCCCGCTGCGGGCCTTCCCGGTGGTGCGGGATCTGGTGACGGACGTGTCGTTCAACTACACCAAGGCCCGCGAGGTGCCGTCCTTCGTCCCCCCGGAGGGGGTGGGGCCGGGCGAGTACCGGATGTGGCAGGAGGACGTGGGGCGGTCGCAGGAGTTCCGCAAGTGCATCGAATGCTTCCTGTGCCAGGACACCTGCCATGTGGTGCGGGACTTCGAGGAGAACAAGGAGGCGTTCGCCGGGCCGCGGTTCCTGATGCGGGTCGCGGAGCTGGACATGCATCCGCTGGACGCGGCGGCCGACACCGGGCTCGACCGCAAGCGCACCGCCCAGGAGGAGCACGGACTGGGCTACTGCAACATCACCAAGTGCTGTACGGAGGTCTGCCCCGAGCAGATCAAGATCACCGACAATGCGCTGATCCCGCTCAAGGAGCGGGCGGTGGACCGTAAGTACGATCCGCTGGTCTGGCTCGGCAACAAGATCCGGCGCCGGGGGCAGTAG
- a CDS encoding purine-cytosine permease family protein, with protein MTDAVDAVGTVDAVDTAAPEAGASAAAAPRRGYARLAADESREDYSLRYAPHSYRRWSPTMVASTALGGIAYLADFAIGASIVFTYGFSSGIASILTAATIIFLTGIPIARACATYGLDMDLITRGAGFGYFGSTLTSLIYASFTFIFFALEGSIMAQAMHQALHIPLPVGYLLTTLIVIPIVFRGMGALAKVQAWTQPIWLIGLALPFVVLAFEAPDSWGAFASFGGTEGAGSGFDWIGYGLGTGVALSLIAQIGEQADYLRFMPAKTEENRRRWNLAVLAAGPGWVVIGAAKQIGGAFLAFVALGAVGKTHALEPIAPQIEALKPWLGSVALPAAALFVVVSQIKINVTNAYSGSLSWSNFFSRVTHRHPGRVWYIFLNLAIALALMEMNMFAALNKLLGFYSNVGIAWIAAVAADLVINKPLGLSPEYIEFKRAYLHPVNPAGFGAMVIASTVSIIAFFGAFGEVAEAFSTFIACGLALVLCPLLAWLTGGRYYLARRNPVNGPGVEVPDITATHRCASCQTAYELPDIADCPVRAGAVCSLCCSLDAECGDVCRKAPTGEPVLMPLPTVRTRSATGT; from the coding sequence ATGACGGATGCGGTCGATGCGGTCGGCACGGTCGATGCGGTCGATACGGCCGCACCTGAGGCGGGAGCGTCCGCGGCAGCGGCCCCTCGGCGCGGGTACGCCCGGCTCGCGGCGGACGAGAGCCGCGAGGACTACTCGCTGCGCTACGCACCCCACTCCTACCGCCGCTGGTCGCCGACCATGGTCGCCTCGACGGCGCTCGGCGGGATCGCCTATCTCGCGGACTTCGCCATCGGCGCGTCCATCGTCTTCACCTACGGCTTCAGCAGCGGCATCGCCTCGATCCTCACCGCGGCGACGATCATCTTCCTGACCGGTATCCCCATCGCCCGCGCCTGTGCGACCTACGGCCTGGACATGGACCTGATCACCCGCGGTGCCGGATTCGGCTACTTCGGCTCGACGCTGACCTCGCTGATCTACGCCAGCTTCACCTTCATCTTCTTCGCGCTGGAGGGCTCGATCATGGCGCAGGCCATGCACCAGGCCCTCCATATCCCGCTGCCGGTCGGCTATCTGCTGACCACCCTCATCGTGATCCCGATCGTCTTCCGCGGCATGGGCGCGCTCGCCAAGGTGCAGGCGTGGACCCAGCCGATCTGGCTGATCGGGCTCGCCCTGCCGTTCGTGGTGCTGGCCTTCGAGGCACCGGACTCCTGGGGCGCGTTCGCCTCCTTCGGCGGGACCGAGGGCGCGGGTTCCGGTTTCGACTGGATCGGATACGGCCTGGGCACGGGTGTCGCGCTCTCGCTGATCGCGCAGATCGGTGAGCAGGCCGACTATCTGCGGTTCATGCCCGCGAAGACCGAGGAGAATCGGCGGCGCTGGAATCTGGCGGTCCTGGCCGCCGGCCCCGGCTGGGTGGTCATCGGCGCGGCCAAGCAGATCGGCGGCGCCTTCCTCGCGTTCGTGGCGCTGGGCGCGGTCGGCAAGACCCATGCGCTGGAGCCCATCGCCCCGCAGATCGAGGCGCTGAAGCCCTGGCTGGGCTCGGTCGCGCTGCCCGCCGCCGCGCTCTTCGTGGTGGTCTCCCAGATCAAGATCAATGTGACCAACGCCTACAGCGGCTCGCTGTCCTGGTCCAACTTCTTCTCCCGGGTCACCCACCGCCACCCCGGCCGGGTCTGGTACATCTTCCTCAACCTCGCCATCGCGCTGGCGCTGATGGAGATGAACATGTTCGCGGCGCTCAACAAGCTGCTGGGCTTCTACTCCAACGTCGGCATCGCCTGGATCGCCGCCGTCGCCGCCGATCTGGTCATCAACAAGCCGCTCGGGCTGAGCCCGGAGTACATCGAGTTCAAGCGGGCGTATCTGCATCCGGTGAACCCCGCCGGATTCGGTGCGATGGTGATCGCCTCGACGGTCTCGATCATCGCCTTCTTCGGGGCCTTCGGGGAGGTGGCTGAGGCGTTCTCGACCTTCATCGCCTGTGGTCTGGCGCTGGTGCTCTGCCCGCTGCTGGCCTGGCTCACCGGGGGCCGCTACTACCTGGCCCGGCGGAACCCGGTGAACGGGCCCGGTGTCGAGGTCCCGGACATCACCGCCACTCACCGCTGCGCCTCGTGCCAGACGGCGTACGAGCTGCCGGACATCGCCGACTGCCCGGTGCGGGCGGGGGCCGTCTGCTCGCTGTGCTGCTCACTGGACGCCGAGTGCGGGGATGTCTGCCGTAAGGCGCCCACGGGCGAGCCGGTGCTGATGCCGCTTCCCACCGTGCGTACGCGTTCGGCCACCGGCACCTGA
- a CDS encoding SPOR domain-containing protein, with protein sequence MSDGNAVLPWLVIRQDTNGNRYRVGRYATRTEAQEVADRLEGQGQEQLYVVERTAASRQSG encoded by the coding sequence ATGAGTGACGGGAACGCTGTGCTGCCCTGGCTCGTGATCCGCCAGGACACCAACGGCAACCGCTACCGCGTCGGGCGCTACGCCACGAGGACGGAGGCCCAGGAGGTGGCCGACCGCCTGGAGGGCCAGGGCCAGGAGCAGTTGTACGTGGTCGAGCGGACCGCCGCGTCCCGTCAGTCCGGCTAG
- a CDS encoding SpoIIE family protein phosphatase — protein sequence MSEKPAGADIPEETVGSQVSPVSQGSSVPDMSPMSSMSAVWQSSPPGSIYDYIQVASFALGSDGRIAQWSERAAELLGLTARQAIGKDPVEAFVPPEYQETGHRAVADILDGREWTGLVPYRSPQAPSGHGIAEVYVMPAQDEDGKRAALCIAVDVSALRGLETDLASSQAVFGQSPLGFFLFGTDLRMLRVNERFAKVFGRPTEEYRGVTPHDLLPRGEADRLAAALRQVLDSGQALTDMPLMGQTPGSTDRRRWSVSLYRLHSGSGRPIGIAGLATDVTGRRRAEQEAAGVRRNLALLNEAGARIGTSLDLETTARELLDVAVPQFCDLASVDLYQGLLSGDETPPGLADGSAELRRVAFASAVSDGPVPFGDICRVNTAEDPKPIQVGEVHRYPFNSLCAHALRTAQVRVVPGRDGSESLELGAMLQSTLVVPMVARDTVVGLAQFSRTKGSEPFGERDRALAVELAARAAVSIDNARLYRREHERALILQRSLLPPGDPEAAGLDIACRYLPGNAATEVGGDWFDVIELPGHRTALVVGDVMGRGLRAAVAMGELRTAVRTLALLDLEPAEVLSALDEIALGLGTPGGSHSGARPGSRARGKAADDSSDLTEVYLATCVYAVYDPVTRRCTFANAGHPPPVLVEPGENALLMEVPPGMPLGVGGEPFEEIEVELPDGALLALYTDGLVESRDHTLDEGLQALRAALDTPDGADGGNAAAGSLEDVCDHVLSTLDTHHGEDDIALLMARVQGLSAESVGDWHLPSAPQSVGRARELAREQLESWGLDGLVDTTELLVSELVTNALRYGEGEIRLRLLLDRTLVCEVWDGGLVQPRRRRARDTDEGGRGLQLVGLLSAGWGSRRTPLGKTVWFELALPDGRSSEPDSVEALLSLW from the coding sequence ATGAGCGAGAAGCCAGCGGGGGCTGATATCCCCGAGGAGACGGTTGGTTCGCAGGTGTCGCCGGTGTCACAAGGGTCTTCGGTGCCGGACATGTCGCCCATGTCCTCGATGTCGGCGGTGTGGCAGAGTAGCCCGCCCGGCTCGATCTATGACTACATCCAGGTCGCTTCCTTCGCGCTCGGGTCCGACGGCCGGATCGCGCAGTGGAGCGAACGGGCCGCGGAACTACTGGGGCTGACGGCGCGCCAGGCCATCGGCAAGGATCCGGTGGAGGCGTTCGTACCGCCCGAGTACCAGGAGACCGGCCATCGCGCGGTCGCCGACATCCTGGACGGCCGGGAGTGGACCGGGCTGGTTCCCTACCGTAGCCCCCAGGCGCCGAGCGGGCATGGCATCGCCGAGGTCTATGTGATGCCCGCTCAGGATGAGGACGGGAAGCGGGCCGCGCTCTGTATCGCGGTGGACGTCAGTGCGTTGCGCGGGCTGGAAACTGATCTTGCTTCTTCACAGGCCGTTTTCGGTCAATCTCCGCTCGGTTTCTTCCTCTTCGGGACCGATCTGCGGATGCTCCGGGTCAATGAGCGTTTTGCGAAGGTTTTCGGCCGCCCCACCGAGGAATACCGCGGGGTGACCCCGCACGATCTGCTGCCGCGCGGCGAGGCCGACCGGCTGGCCGCCGCCCTGCGCCAGGTCCTGGACTCCGGGCAGGCGCTGACCGATATGCCGCTCATGGGCCAGACTCCGGGCAGCACCGACCGCCGCCGCTGGTCGGTCTCGCTCTACCGGCTGCACAGCGGCTCCGGCCGCCCCATCGGCATCGCCGGACTGGCCACGGACGTCACCGGCCGCCGCCGCGCCGAACAGGAGGCCGCGGGCGTACGGCGCAATCTGGCGCTGCTGAACGAGGCCGGGGCCCGAATAGGCACCTCGCTCGATCTGGAGACCACCGCCCGGGAACTGCTGGACGTGGCCGTGCCGCAGTTCTGCGATCTGGCCTCCGTCGACCTCTACCAGGGGCTGCTCTCCGGCGACGAGACCCCGCCCGGACTCGCCGACGGCAGCGCCGAGTTGCGCCGCGTCGCCTTCGCCAGCGCGGTCTCCGACGGCCCGGTCCCCTTCGGCGACATCTGCCGCGTCAACACCGCCGAGGACCCCAAGCCCATCCAGGTCGGCGAGGTCCACCGCTACCCCTTCAACTCCCTGTGCGCCCACGCCCTGCGCACCGCCCAGGTCCGGGTCGTCCCCGGCCGGGACGGCAGTGAGAGCCTGGAGCTCGGCGCCATGCTCCAGTCCACCCTCGTGGTGCCGATGGTCGCCCGCGACACCGTCGTCGGCCTCGCCCAATTCTCCCGTACCAAGGGCAGCGAGCCCTTCGGCGAACGGGACCGCGCGCTCGCCGTCGAGCTGGCCGCCCGCGCCGCCGTCAGCATCGACAACGCCCGGTTGTACCGCAGAGAACATGAACGCGCGCTGATACTGCAGCGCAGCCTGCTCCCGCCCGGCGACCCGGAGGCCGCCGGGCTCGACATCGCCTGCCGCTATCTGCCGGGGAACGCGGCGACCGAGGTGGGCGGCGACTGGTTCGACGTGATCGAGCTGCCCGGGCACCGCACCGCGCTGGTGGTCGGCGACGTCATGGGGCGGGGGCTGCGCGCCGCCGTGGCCATGGGCGAACTGCGCACCGCCGTACGCACCCTCGCCCTGCTCGACCTGGAGCCCGCCGAGGTGCTCTCCGCGCTGGACGAGATCGCCCTCGGCCTCGGCACACCGGGCGGCTCGCACTCCGGCGCGCGGCCGGGATCGCGCGCCCGCGGCAAGGCCGCCGACGACTCCTCCGATCTGACCGAGGTCTACCTCGCCACCTGCGTCTACGCCGTCTACGACCCGGTCACCCGCCGCTGTACCTTCGCCAACGCCGGACATCCGCCCCCGGTCCTGGTGGAACCGGGTGAGAACGCCCTGCTGATGGAGGTCCCGCCCGGTATGCCGCTCGGCGTCGGCGGCGAACCGTTCGAGGAGATCGAGGTCGAGCTCCCCGACGGCGCGCTGCTGGCCCTCTACACGGACGGTCTGGTCGAGTCCCGCGACCACACCCTCGACGAGGGGCTCCAGGCCCTGCGCGCGGCCCTCGACACCCCTGACGGCGCCGACGGCGGAAACGCCGCGGCCGGATCCCTCGAGGACGTCTGCGACCACGTCCTGAGCACCCTCGACACCCACCACGGCGAGGACGACATCGCCCTGCTGATGGCCCGGGTGCAGGGCCTGTCGGCCGAGTCGGTCGGCGACTGGCACCTTCCCAGCGCCCCGCAGTCCGTGGGCCGGGCCCGCGAACTGGCCCGGGAGCAGTTGGAGTCCTGGGGCCTTGACGGTCTGGTGGACACCACCGAGCTGCTGGTCAGCGAGCTGGTGACGAACGCCCTGCGGTACGGCGAGGGCGAGATCAGGCTACGGCTGCTGCTGGACCGCACGCTGGTGTGCGAGGTCTGGGACGGCGGTCTGGTCCAGCCCCGGCGGCGGCGCGCCCGGGACACCGACGAGGGCGGGCGCGGGCTGCAGTTGGTCGGGCTGCTCAGCGCGGGCTGGGGGAGCCGGCGGACCCCGCTCGGCAAGACCGTCTGGTTCGAGCTGGCCCTGCCGGACGGCCGGTCCTCGGAGCCGGACTCGGTGGAGGCGCTGCTCAGCCTCTGGTGA